The proteins below are encoded in one region of Pseudoduganella armeniaca:
- a CDS encoding DUF350 domain-containing protein, with protein MYAVANYLIHLVLAAVLLAVFFRAYTWMTPYDEVALIREGNHAAALSLGGALLGFSLTIASGLLHTPNYQAFAAWAFGAMIVQALAYAVTTRTLKMAKDQIESGNSAFGGLLGAIALAIGGINAACIS; from the coding sequence GTGTACGCCGTCGCAAACTACCTGATCCATCTGGTGCTGGCCGCCGTGCTGCTGGCAGTGTTCTTCCGCGCCTACACGTGGATGACGCCCTACGACGAAGTGGCGCTGATCCGCGAGGGCAATCACGCGGCTGCGCTGTCGCTGGGCGGCGCCCTGCTGGGCTTCTCGCTGACGATCGCCTCGGGCCTGCTGCACACGCCGAACTACCAGGCGTTCGCGGCATGGGCGTTCGGCGCGATGATCGTGCAGGCGCTCGCCTATGCCGTCACGACGCGCACGTTGAAGATGGCCAAGGACCAGATCGAGTCCGGCAACAGCGCGTTCGGCGGCCTGCTGGGCGCCATCGCGCTGGCCATCGGCGGCATCAACGCCGCCTGCATTTCCTAA
- a CDS encoding peptidase inhibitor family I36 protein, whose translation MQSNDMVRRVAAVALLGAMAIPAVARAGGTCTVYEHRDFGGAHWTLHDGDVLRMIRPPQLGTSDGIHRFIYESSWNDKVSSFTVGPTCTLTLWEHVNYGGHHFRANRSRSYVGDRWNDKASDAVCECKGPLKW comes from the coding sequence ATGCAATCGAACGACATGGTCCGCAGGGTGGCAGCAGTTGCGCTGCTGGGCGCAATGGCAATTCCCGCGGTGGCGCGCGCCGGCGGGACGTGCACCGTGTACGAGCACCGCGACTTCGGCGGCGCCCATTGGACGCTGCACGATGGCGACGTCCTGCGCATGATCCGGCCGCCGCAACTGGGTACCTCCGACGGCATCCACCGCTTTATCTACGAGTCGTCGTGGAACGACAAGGTATCGTCGTTCACGGTCGGGCCGACCTGCACGTTGACGTTGTGGGAGCACGTCAATTACGGCGGCCACCATTTTCGCGCCAATCGCAGCCGTTCCTACGTGGGCGATCGCTGGAACGACAAGGCCAGCGACGCGGTGTGCGAATGCAAGGGGCCGCTGAAGTGGTAA
- a CDS encoding polyamine aminopropyltransferase has protein sequence MTKKILILSVFVVASCGLAYELIAGALASYLLGDSILQFSTIIGCYLFAMGVGAHLSQYVKDEHVLARFVDIELAVGLVGGVSAALLFVTFAWAAAPFRTMLYVIVFLVGAFVGMEVPLVMRALNARQTAFSELVSRVLTFDYLGALAVSLLFPLVLAPHLGLVRTGFLFGMLNIGVALWTIYVFRAELAAVTGRVLRACAVLALLLFGFAGADRLTQWGEHGLFGDEIVYATSTPYQRLVITRWKDDLRLYINGNLQFSSRDEYRYHEALVHPAMAALPWAKRVLVLGGGDGLALREILRYRHVQHVTLVDLDPAMTAAFKSRAELRQLNRDSFHDPRVTVVNADAAIWLQQQEGAMFDAVIVDFPDPSSFALGKLYSVPFYGLLKKHLAANGLMVVQSTSPFFAPHAYWTVDATLREVGLRTYPYHAYVPSFGEWGFILASPQLEYRPPASYGLPMRFLNGATTREMFAFPPDMPRLALPPNRLNTQSLVHEFEQDWHRTIR, from the coding sequence ATGACCAAAAAAATCCTGATCCTTTCCGTCTTCGTCGTGGCGTCGTGCGGACTGGCGTATGAATTGATCGCCGGCGCGCTGGCCAGCTACCTGCTGGGCGACTCGATCCTGCAGTTCTCCACCATTATCGGCTGCTACCTGTTCGCGATGGGCGTCGGCGCGCACCTGTCGCAATACGTCAAGGACGAGCACGTGCTGGCCCGTTTCGTCGACATCGAACTGGCCGTGGGCCTGGTCGGCGGCGTCTCGGCCGCCCTGCTGTTCGTCACGTTCGCCTGGGCCGCCGCGCCGTTTCGCACCATGCTGTACGTGATCGTGTTCCTGGTCGGCGCCTTTGTCGGCATGGAGGTGCCGCTGGTGATGCGGGCGCTGAACGCGCGCCAGACCGCGTTTTCGGAACTGGTCAGCCGCGTGCTGACGTTCGACTACCTGGGCGCGCTGGCGGTCTCGCTGCTGTTCCCGCTGGTGCTGGCGCCGCACCTGGGCCTGGTGCGCACGGGCTTTTTGTTCGGCATGCTCAATATCGGCGTGGCGCTGTGGACCATTTACGTGTTCCGCGCCGAGCTGGCGGCCGTGACGGGCCGGGTGCTGCGCGCCTGCGCCGTGCTGGCGCTGCTGCTGTTCGGCTTTGCCGGCGCCGACCGCCTGACGCAGTGGGGCGAGCACGGCCTGTTCGGCGACGAGATCGTCTACGCCACCAGCACGCCGTACCAGCGCCTGGTGATCACCCGCTGGAAGGACGACCTGCGCCTGTACATCAACGGCAACCTGCAGTTCTCCTCGCGCGACGAATACCGTTACCACGAGGCGCTGGTGCACCCGGCCATGGCCGCGCTGCCGTGGGCGAAGCGGGTGCTGGTGCTGGGCGGCGGCGACGGTCTCGCCTTGCGCGAGATCCTGCGCTACCGGCACGTGCAGCACGTGACCCTGGTCGACCTGGACCCGGCGATGACGGCCGCGTTCAAAAGCCGCGCCGAGCTGCGCCAGCTCAATCGCGACAGTTTTCACGATCCGCGCGTGACCGTGGTGAACGCCGACGCGGCGATCTGGCTGCAGCAGCAGGAGGGCGCCATGTTCGACGCCGTCATCGTCGACTTCCCCGATCCGTCCAGCTTCGCGCTGGGCAAGCTGTACTCGGTGCCGTTCTACGGCCTGTTGAAAAAGCACCTGGCCGCCAATGGGCTGATGGTGGTGCAATCGACGTCGCCGTTCTTCGCGCCGCACGCCTACTGGACGGTGGACGCGACCCTGCGCGAGGTGGGCCTGCGCACCTATCCGTACCACGCCTACGTGCCCTCGTTCGGCGAGTGGGGCTTTATCCTGGCCTCGCCCCAGCTGGAGTACCGGCCGCCCGCGTCATATGGGCTGCCGATGCGCTTCCTCAACGGCGCCACCACCCGCGAGATGTTCGCGTTCCCGCCCGACATGCCGCGCCTGGCGCTGCCGCCAAACCGCCTCAACACCCAGTCGCTCGTGCACGAGTTCGAGCAGGACTGGCACCGCACGATTCGCTGA
- a CDS encoding SRPBCC family protein → MSSNTVTLHRVLKATPERVYRAFTTAAAWAKWLPPHGFVGTVHELDARVGGRYRMSFTNFTTGHSHTFGGEYLELEPGQRLRYTATFDDPNLPGQMQTTVTLRAVFCGVEVHIVQEGIPSVIPAEACYLGWQESLQLLAQLVEAAVEG, encoded by the coding sequence ATGAGCAGCAACACCGTCACACTGCACCGCGTCCTGAAAGCCACACCCGAGCGCGTCTACCGCGCCTTTACCACGGCGGCCGCCTGGGCCAAGTGGCTGCCACCGCATGGCTTCGTCGGCACGGTGCACGAGCTGGACGCCCGCGTGGGTGGGCGGTACCGCATGTCGTTCACGAATTTCACGACAGGGCACAGCCATACGTTCGGCGGCGAATACCTGGAGTTGGAGCCGGGCCAGCGGTTGCGCTACACGGCCACCTTCGACGATCCCAACCTGCCGGGGCAGATGCAGACCACGGTGACGCTGCGCGCCGTGTTCTGCGGCGTGGAGGTGCACATCGTCCAGGAAGGCATCCCGTCCGTGATCCCGGCCGAGGCCTGCTACCTGGGCTGGCAGGAATCGCTGCAGCTGCTGGCGCAGCTGGTCGAGGCGGCGGTCGAGGGCTGA
- a CDS encoding 2-dehydro-3-deoxy-6-phosphogalactonate aldolase: MPPDLTTAFQTAFASLPLVAILRGLRPDEAQGVGTALYDAGFRLIEVPMNSPEPLESIALLAKSLPRDCLIGAGTVLSTDVVAQVQGAGGQLIVMPHADTDVIRAAKAAGMLCVPGVATPTEAFAAFKAGANALKLFPAELITPTIVRAMRAVLPPSLPLLPVGGITPESMGEYRAAGVAGFGLGSALYRPGMDAATVGANARRFAAAWH; encoded by the coding sequence ATGCCACCCGACCTGACCACCGCATTCCAGACCGCCTTTGCCAGCCTGCCCCTTGTTGCCATCCTGCGCGGCCTGCGCCCGGACGAGGCGCAGGGCGTCGGCACGGCGCTGTACGACGCCGGCTTCCGATTGATCGAAGTGCCGATGAACTCTCCCGAACCGCTCGAATCGATCGCGCTGCTGGCGAAAAGCCTGCCGCGCGATTGCCTTATCGGCGCCGGCACCGTGCTGTCCACGGACGTCGTGGCGCAGGTGCAGGGCGCCGGCGGCCAGCTGATCGTGATGCCGCACGCGGATACGGACGTGATCCGCGCCGCCAAGGCGGCCGGCATGCTCTGCGTGCCGGGCGTGGCGACGCCGACGGAAGCCTTTGCCGCCTTCAAGGCCGGTGCCAACGCGCTGAAACTGTTCCCGGCCGAACTGATCACGCCGACGATCGTGCGGGCGATGCGTGCCGTGCTGCCGCCGTCGCTGCCGTTGCTGCCGGTGGGCGGCATCACGCCCGAAAGCATGGGCGAATACCGCGCCGCCGGCGTGGCCGGCTTCGGCCTCGGTTCGGCGCTGTACCGGCCCGGCATGGATGCCGCGACCGTGGGCGCCAACGCCCGCCGCTTTGCCGCCGCCTGGCATTGA
- a CDS encoding DMT family transporter → MSSLLAWGLVLAAGALEVAMAFALKASDGGTRPLPSVLALVTALGSIWLLATAVRALPLGVAYAVWTGIGAVGVTLVGMLAFAEAPSVARLVFMALVFVGIVGLKVSQ, encoded by the coding sequence ATGTCTAGCCTGCTCGCCTGGGGCCTGGTGCTGGCGGCCGGCGCGCTGGAAGTGGCGATGGCCTTCGCCCTGAAAGCCTCGGACGGCGGCACGCGGCCGCTGCCCAGCGTACTGGCGCTGGTCACGGCGCTGGGCAGCATCTGGCTGCTGGCCACCGCCGTGCGCGCCCTGCCGCTGGGTGTGGCCTACGCCGTGTGGACGGGCATCGGCGCCGTCGGCGTCACGCTGGTGGGCATGCTGGCCTTCGCCGAAGCCCCGTCGGTGGCGCGGCTGGTGTTCATGGCGCTGGTGTTTGTCGGCATCGTCGGGCTGAAGGTGAGCCAATGA
- a CDS encoding NAD(P)/FAD-dependent oxidoreductase, whose product MDRRSFLFAAAAGGAAVASATLYRHWREITPAVHAPGRELGHYLRDRGSVPPPAGVIETDIAIVGAGMAGLTAAWQLRRDGHADFLVIDGPEPFGNAAGGSDGELAYPTGAHYLPVPPRECAHVRAILADLGILLRDAHGDKPYYDERYLLHAPEERLLVNGRWQEGIVPRAGVPAAELAEHARFFAEIERLRGLHGADGRRVFALPSSASSVDPAWLALDRLTLRDWFQQHGYRSPTLYWYLDYCCRDDYGATAATVSAWAGLHYFCARGGEAANAAPGAWLTWPGGLQPLASALAERSGARRLSGAAVSIREVDGRVEILCCTMQGGKPRSYLVRARKAICAMPLFMASRVVENIASYGFTPQHLPATAPWLVANFVLRGFPAELPEAPLCWDNVVHRPEGGPNLGYVVSTHQDIRVTPPERTVFTTYAALSHLDPLAARRWLQAAAPDKLLALAAADLHAAYGSAIDLQVERVDITLRAHAMAIPRPGFRSNAGLAALRAHDGAVLFAHADLSGFSVFEEASWWGVQAARRALGKTGA is encoded by the coding sequence ATGGACCGGCGCAGCTTCCTGTTTGCCGCCGCCGCCGGCGGTGCCGCCGTGGCCAGCGCGACGTTGTATCGACACTGGCGCGAGATCACGCCCGCCGTGCACGCGCCGGGCCGGGAACTGGGACACTACCTGCGCGATCGGGGCAGCGTACCGCCGCCTGCGGGAGTCATCGAGACCGACATCGCCATCGTGGGCGCCGGCATGGCCGGCCTGACGGCGGCGTGGCAGCTGCGCCGCGACGGCCACGCCGATTTCCTCGTCATCGACGGTCCCGAGCCCTTCGGCAACGCGGCCGGCGGCAGCGACGGCGAGCTGGCGTATCCGACCGGCGCGCATTATTTGCCGGTGCCGCCGCGCGAGTGTGCGCACGTGCGCGCTATCCTGGCCGACCTGGGCATCCTGCTGCGCGATGCGCACGGCGACAAACCTTATTACGACGAACGCTACCTGCTGCATGCGCCGGAAGAGCGGCTGCTGGTAAACGGCCGCTGGCAGGAAGGCATCGTGCCGCGCGCCGGTGTACCGGCGGCGGAGCTGGCCGAGCATGCGCGCTTTTTCGCTGAAATCGAACGCTTGCGTGGCCTGCATGGCGCCGACGGCCGGCGCGTGTTCGCGCTGCCCAGCAGCGCGTCGTCCGTCGATCCCGCCTGGCTGGCGCTGGATCGCCTGACCTTGCGCGACTGGTTCCAACAACACGGCTACCGCTCGCCCACCTTGTACTGGTACCTCGACTACTGCTGCCGCGACGATTACGGCGCCACGGCGGCCACCGTGTCCGCCTGGGCCGGCCTGCATTATTTTTGCGCGCGCGGTGGCGAGGCGGCCAATGCGGCACCGGGCGCGTGGCTGACGTGGCCGGGCGGGCTGCAACCGCTGGCCAGCGCCTTGGCCGAACGCTCGGGCGCGCGCCGCTTGAGCGGTGCCGCCGTGTCGATCCGCGAGGTGGACGGCAGAGTGGAAATCCTGTGCTGCACGATGCAAGGCGGTAAGCCGCGCAGCTACCTGGTGCGGGCCCGTAAAGCCATTTGCGCGATGCCGCTGTTCATGGCCAGCCGTGTCGTCGAGAACATCGCGTCGTATGGCTTTACGCCGCAGCACCTGCCGGCCACGGCGCCATGGCTGGTGGCGAATTTTGTCCTGCGCGGTTTTCCGGCCGAGCTGCCGGAAGCGCCGCTGTGCTGGGACAACGTCGTGCACCGGCCGGAGGGTGGTCCCAACCTGGGCTACGTGGTGTCCACGCACCAGGACATTCGCGTCACGCCACCCGAACGGACCGTATTCACGACCTATGCCGCGCTGTCGCACCTGGACCCGCTGGCCGCGCGGCGCTGGCTGCAAGCGGCCGCGCCGGACAAGCTGCTGGCGCTGGCCGCCGCCGACCTGCATGCGGCCTACGGCAGCGCCATCGACCTGCAAGTCGAGCGCGTCGACATCACCTTGCGCGCCCACGCGATGGCGATCCCGCGGCCGGGCTTTCGTAGCAATGCGGGGCTGGCCGCGCTGCGCGCGCACGACGGGGCGGTGCTGTTCGCGCATGCCGACCTGTCCGGGTTTTCCGTGTTCGAGGAGGCGTCGTGGTGGGGTGTGCAGGCGGCGCGGCGGGCGCTGGGCAAGACGGGCGCCTGA
- a CDS encoding SPFH domain-containing protein: MSIGSFIKKQFIDVLQWNEDEEGVLAWRYPMQDFEIQNGGVLVVRESQVAVFVNEGQIADVFGPGTHKLTTQTLPVLTNLKNWDKLFDAPFKSDVYFFSTRVQTGRKWGTPQPITIRDKDFDMIRVRAFGMYSYRVADARKFFTEISGTRAAYTRDEVEDQLRGILLATMASSLGGANVAFLDMAANQALMAQEVKGDLADAFARYGIALDEFNVASVSLPEELQAALDERIAAGMKGGLSNDKMTGFTRYQTATAIPLAAQNEGGIAGIGAGLGAGVTIGQAMGQAVGASLTPAAPQAVAPAEEAIETRLEKLKGLLDKGLISAADYDSAKAELLKKLIG, encoded by the coding sequence ATGAGTATCGGCAGCTTTATCAAGAAGCAGTTTATCGACGTCCTGCAATGGAACGAGGATGAGGAAGGCGTGCTGGCCTGGCGCTACCCGATGCAGGATTTCGAGATCCAGAACGGCGGCGTGCTGGTGGTGCGCGAATCGCAGGTGGCGGTGTTCGTCAACGAGGGCCAGATCGCCGACGTGTTCGGCCCCGGCACCCACAAGCTGACCACGCAAACCTTGCCCGTGCTGACCAACCTGAAGAACTGGGACAAGCTGTTCGACGCGCCGTTCAAGTCGGACGTGTACTTCTTCAGCACCCGCGTCCAGACCGGCCGTAAGTGGGGCACGCCGCAGCCGATCACGATCCGCGACAAGGATTTCGACATGATCCGCGTGCGCGCCTTCGGCATGTATTCGTACCGGGTGGCCGACGCGCGTAAGTTCTTCACGGAGATCAGCGGCACCCGCGCGGCCTATACGCGCGACGAGGTGGAAGACCAGTTGCGCGGCATCCTGCTCGCCACCATGGCCAGCTCGCTGGGCGGTGCCAACGTGGCCTTCCTCGACATGGCCGCCAACCAGGCCCTGATGGCGCAGGAGGTCAAGGGCGACCTGGCCGACGCGTTCGCCCGCTACGGCATCGCGCTGGACGAGTTCAACGTCGCCAGCGTCAGCCTGCCGGAAGAACTGCAGGCGGCGCTGGACGAGCGCATCGCCGCCGGCATGAAGGGCGGCCTGTCGAACGACAAGATGACCGGTTTTACGCGCTACCAGACCGCGACCGCGATCCCGCTGGCGGCGCAAAACGAAGGCGGTATCGCCGGCATCGGCGCGGGCCTGGGGGCCGGCGTGACGATCGGCCAGGCGATGGGCCAGGCCGTCGGCGCGTCGCTGACGCCGGCCGCGCCGCAGGCCGTGGCGCCGGCGGAGGAAGCGATCGAAACCCGCCTGGAAAAGCTGAAAGGCCTGCTGGACAAGGGCCTGATCTCGGCCGCCGACTACGACAGCGCCAAGGCCGAGCTGCTGAAAAAGCTGATCGGTTGA
- the dgoD gene encoding galactonate dehydratase has protein sequence MKITKLTLYRVPPRWMFLKIETDEGITGWGEPVIEGRARTVEAAVQELSEYLVGQDPLRINDLWQVMYRGGFYRGGAILMSAIAGIDQALWDIKGKALGVPVYQLLGGLVRERMKMYSWVGGDRPADVIAGIHTLREIGIHTFKMNGTEELSIVDSARAVDAAVARVAQIRDTFGFDIEFGLDFHGRVSAPMAKVLLRELEPYRPLFVEEPVLAEQAEYYPRLAAGTAIPLAAGERMYSRFEFKHVFQAGGIAIVQPDLSHAGGITECVKIAAMAEAYDVALAPHCPLGPVALAACLQVDFVSHNAVLQEQSMGIHYNRGAELLDYVINKEDFQIVDGYFAPLPQPGLGVIVDEERVIAASQGVTDWRNPLWRHPDGSVAEW, from the coding sequence ATGAAAATCACCAAGCTGACCTTGTACCGCGTGCCGCCGCGCTGGATGTTCCTCAAGATCGAGACCGACGAGGGCATCACGGGCTGGGGCGAACCCGTCATCGAAGGGCGCGCCCGCACCGTCGAGGCGGCGGTGCAGGAACTGTCCGAGTACCTGGTGGGCCAGGACCCGCTGCGCATCAACGACCTGTGGCAGGTGATGTACCGCGGCGGCTTCTATCGCGGCGGCGCCATCCTGATGAGCGCCATCGCCGGCATCGACCAGGCCTTGTGGGACATCAAGGGCAAGGCCCTGGGCGTGCCGGTCTACCAGCTGCTGGGCGGCCTGGTGCGCGAGCGCATGAAGATGTACAGCTGGGTGGGCGGCGACCGCCCGGCCGACGTCATCGCCGGCATCCACACGCTGCGCGAGATCGGCATCCACACGTTCAAGATGAACGGCACCGAGGAGCTGAGCATCGTCGATTCGGCCAGGGCGGTCGACGCGGCCGTGGCGCGCGTGGCGCAAATCCGCGACACGTTCGGCTTCGACATCGAATTCGGCCTGGACTTCCACGGCCGCGTCTCCGCGCCGATGGCGAAGGTGCTGCTGCGCGAGCTGGAGCCGTACCGGCCCCTGTTCGTGGAAGAACCGGTGCTGGCCGAGCAGGCCGAATATTATCCGCGCCTGGCCGCGGGCACGGCGATCCCGCTGGCGGCGGGCGAGCGGATGTACTCGCGCTTCGAATTCAAGCACGTGTTCCAGGCCGGCGGCATCGCCATCGTGCAGCCCGACCTGTCGCATGCGGGTGGCATCACGGAGTGCGTCAAGATCGCCGCGATGGCCGAAGCGTACGACGTGGCGCTGGCGCCGCATTGCCCGCTCGGTCCGGTCGCGCTGGCGGCCTGCCTGCAGGTGGATTTCGTGTCGCACAACGCCGTGCTGCAGGAGCAGAGCATGGGCATCCACTACAACCGTGGTGCCGAGCTGCTGGACTACGTCATCAACAAGGAAGACTTCCAGATCGTCGACGGCTATTTCGCGCCGCTGCCGCAACCCGGCCTGGGCGTCATCGTCGACGAGGAGCGCGTCATCGCCGCCAGCCAAGGCGTGACGGATTGGCGCAACCCGCTGTGGCGCCACCCGGACGGCAGCGTGGCCGAATGGTGA
- a CDS encoding YfbM family protein has translation MSMIGLYLAVPQAELEALRAEPEEIEEFLAGPRGDDACSADKSWHGIHYLLTGSTVPTADVLSNVIFGKGPLGTRDLGYGPPLATDAADVRAIAAALEQVSDDALRARFDPAAMDEVYPGFWDDDDALDAIMDALDELRAFYRDAAANGDAVIAWFA, from the coding sequence ATGTCGATGATAGGTCTGTATCTCGCGGTGCCCCAGGCCGAACTGGAGGCCTTGCGCGCCGAGCCGGAAGAGATCGAGGAATTCCTGGCCGGGCCGCGCGGCGACGACGCCTGCAGCGCCGATAAAAGCTGGCACGGCATCCATTACCTGCTCACCGGTTCGACGGTGCCCACCGCCGACGTGCTGTCCAACGTCATCTTCGGCAAGGGCCCCCTGGGTACCCGCGACCTGGGCTACGGGCCCCCGCTGGCGACCGACGCGGCCGACGTGCGCGCCATCGCGGCGGCCCTGGAACAGGTGTCGGACGACGCCTTGCGTGCCCGCTTCGACCCGGCCGCCATGGACGAGGTTTACCCGGGCTTCTGGGATGACGACGACGCGCTGGACGCCATCATGGACGCGCTCGACGAACTGCGCGCGTTCTACCGCGACGCCGCCGCGAATGGCGATGCCGTTATTGCCTGGTTCGCGTAA
- a CDS encoding glutathione S-transferase family protein codes for MYTAYLADTPNGRKISIALEELGLPYRVQHVDLGAGEQHTPAFERLNPNGKIPVLVNEDDGTPLFESNAILFHLATHSGRLIPADGNGRDTVLQWLFLQAASIGPMLGQLWWFRHAAPAPNEQALARYTKEARRLYGVIERRLAATPYIAGDTYTVADIACWTWLVTHEELGLDIGAWPALAAWLDKVGARPALQRGLARTAEPAHV; via the coding sequence ATGTACACCGCTTACCTGGCCGACACCCCGAACGGCCGCAAGATTTCCATCGCGCTGGAAGAACTGGGACTGCCATATCGCGTGCAGCACGTCGACCTGGGCGCCGGCGAGCAGCACACGCCCGCGTTCGAACGCCTGAACCCGAACGGCAAGATCCCCGTGCTGGTGAACGAGGACGATGGCACGCCCCTGTTCGAATCGAACGCGATCCTGTTTCATCTGGCGACGCACAGCGGCCGGCTGATCCCGGCCGACGGCAATGGCCGCGACACCGTGCTGCAATGGCTGTTCCTGCAGGCGGCCAGCATCGGCCCCATGCTGGGCCAGTTGTGGTGGTTCCGCCATGCGGCGCCGGCGCCGAACGAGCAGGCGCTGGCGCGCTACACCAAGGAGGCGCGGCGGCTGTACGGCGTCATCGAGCGGCGCCTGGCCGCCACGCCTTACATTGCCGGCGACACGTACACGGTGGCCGATATCGCCTGCTGGACCTGGCTCGTCACGCACGAGGAACTGGGACTCGATATCGGTGCCTGGCCCGCCTTGGCGGCATGGCTGGACAAGGTCGGTGCCCGGCCGGCGCTACAACGAGGCCTGGCCCGCACGGCGGAGCCGGCCCATGTCTAG
- a CDS encoding 2-dehydro-3-deoxygalactonokinase, with amino-acid sequence MVTPALIGIDWGSTSLRAFLIGADGTVLQERTAGKGASTLHAHPAFVAALDEVAGAWQRAHPALPLLACGMVGSQHGWLDVPYVRAPAGAADLAAGLAQPADTALRIVPGVLYDDGVLPPDVMRGEETQVVGALAAYPQLADSCVVLPGTHSKWTHVSQGAIARFATHMTGELYAVLRQHSVLGRLMPPEVTPDADTFLAGVAAARDHGELGLPHQLFAVRSLGVTARLPNGALPEYLSGLLIGHELRAGLAWRAAQGLREQPLALVGAAALCERYQMALNHCGQPADLVLDNTAPAGLLALARAARLLS; translated from the coding sequence ATGGTGACGCCGGCCCTGATCGGCATCGACTGGGGCAGCACCAGCCTGCGTGCCTTCCTGATCGGCGCCGACGGCACGGTGCTGCAGGAACGGACGGCCGGTAAAGGCGCCTCCACCTTGCATGCGCATCCCGCCTTCGTGGCCGCGCTGGACGAGGTGGCGGGCGCCTGGCAGCGCGCCCACCCGGCGCTGCCGCTGCTGGCCTGCGGCATGGTCGGCAGCCAGCACGGCTGGCTGGACGTGCCTTATGTGCGCGCGCCCGCCGGCGCGGCCGACCTGGCCGCCGGCCTGGCGCAGCCGGCCGACACGGCCCTGCGCATCGTGCCGGGCGTGCTGTACGACGACGGCGTCCTGCCGCCGGACGTGATGCGGGGCGAAGAGACGCAGGTGGTCGGCGCGCTGGCCGCTTATCCGCAACTGGCCGACAGTTGCGTCGTCCTGCCCGGCACCCACTCAAAATGGACGCACGTGTCACAAGGCGCCATCGCGCGCTTTGCCACCCACATGACGGGCGAACTGTATGCCGTGCTGCGCCAGCATTCGGTGCTGGGGCGCCTGATGCCGCCGGAAGTGACGCCCGATGCCGACACCTTCCTGGCCGGCGTGGCGGCCGCGCGCGACCACGGCGAACTCGGGCTGCCGCACCAGCTGTTCGCCGTACGCAGCCTCGGCGTGACGGCCCGCCTGCCCAACGGCGCGCTGCCCGAGTATCTCTCCGGCCTGTTGATCGGCCACGAACTGCGCGCCGGCCTGGCATGGCGCGCCGCGCAGGGCTTGCGCGAACAGCCACTGGCCCTGGTCGGCGCGGCAGCGCTGTGTGAGCGCTACCAGATGGCCTTGAACCACTGCGGCCAGCCGGCCGATCTCGTCCTCGACAACACCGCGCCGGCCGGCCTGCTGGCCCTGGCCCGCGCCGCCCGACTCCTCTCGTGA
- a CDS encoding LysR family transcriptional regulator, with product MDWDDYRYFLAVADAGSLSAAARRLGQSHSTILRRLDKLEAALAVRLFERFQTGYVLTAAGDELQALLAPLAQQLADVERQVGGRDTQLAGTIRITTTDTLLQALLLPALADFRRAYPGIALQVTVNNSFLNLTRREADVAIRPTNTPPDNLVGRKLGRVQTAPYSTSPRTPADDWTAYDWVAPDEALAHLAQARWLREHVPSERWVFSADTLVGMAAAVEAGIGAGMLLCLLADARPNLIRLAPPPPALDTDVWLLTHPDLRRVSRIRALTEFLAKALATHPALS from the coding sequence ATGGACTGGGACGACTACCGCTACTTCCTTGCCGTGGCCGACGCGGGCTCGCTGTCGGCGGCGGCGCGCCGGCTGGGCCAGAGCCACTCGACGATCCTGCGCCGGCTCGACAAGCTGGAGGCCGCACTGGCCGTGCGCCTGTTCGAGCGCTTCCAGACCGGCTACGTGCTGACCGCCGCCGGCGACGAGCTGCAGGCGCTGCTGGCACCGTTGGCACAGCAACTGGCGGACGTCGAGCGGCAGGTGGGCGGGCGCGACACCCAACTGGCCGGCACCATCCGCATCACGACGACGGACACCCTGCTGCAAGCGCTGCTGCTGCCGGCGCTGGCGGACTTTCGCCGCGCCTATCCCGGCATCGCACTGCAGGTCACCGTCAACAACAGCTTCTTGAACCTGACGCGGCGCGAGGCGGACGTCGCCATCCGCCCCACCAACACGCCGCCGGACAACCTGGTCGGCCGCAAGCTCGGAAGGGTCCAGACAGCGCCGTACAGCACATCGCCGCGCACTCCGGCCGACGACTGGACCGCCTATGACTGGGTCGCGCCGGACGAGGCACTGGCCCACCTGGCGCAGGCGCGCTGGCTGCGCGAACACGTGCCCTCCGAGCGCTGGGTGTTCAGTGCCGATACGCTGGTGGGCATGGCCGCCGCCGTGGAAGCGGGGATCGGCGCCGGCATGCTGCTGTGCCTCCTGGCCGACGCGCGGCCGAACCTGATCCGCCTGGCGCCGCCGCCGCCCGCGCTGGACACGGACGTGTGGCTGCTGACGCACCCGGACCTGCGCCGCGTCAGCCGCATCCGCGCGCTGACGGAATTCCTTGCGAAGGCGCTGGCCACGCACCCGGCGCTGTCCTGA